One genomic segment of Amycolatopsis granulosa includes these proteins:
- the pheS gene encoding phenylalanine--tRNA ligase subunit alpha, giving the protein MSGATEKQDLPPAEATSPETLGAAVKHAEAEFQAAGDLDALAAVKPAHLGDHSPLMLARRAIGSLSKQDKAEAGKRVNEARQTIQSAFDSRRATLLAERDERVLREEAVDVTLPWDRIPRGARHPLTTVSERIADVFVAMGWEVAEGPELEAEWFNFDALNFAKDHPARQMQDTFYAGEPGSGLVLRTHTSPVQARTLLHRDLPVYVVCPGRTYRTDELDATHTPVFSQVEGLAVDKGITMAHLKGTLDAFARAMFGEKSRTRLRPHFFPFTEPSAEVDVWFEEKAGGPGWVEWGGCGMVHPNVLRACGVDPDVYSGFAFGMGIERTLQFRNGIPDMRDIVEGDVRFTLPFGTEA; this is encoded by the coding sequence ATGTCCGGAGCCACCGAGAAGCAGGACCTGCCCCCGGCCGAGGCCACCTCGCCCGAGACCCTGGGGGCGGCGGTGAAGCACGCCGAGGCCGAGTTCCAGGCCGCCGGCGACCTGGACGCCCTGGCCGCGGTGAAACCGGCCCACCTGGGTGACCACTCGCCGCTCATGCTCGCCCGCCGCGCCATCGGCTCGCTGTCGAAGCAGGACAAGGCCGAGGCCGGCAAGCGGGTCAACGAGGCGCGGCAGACCATCCAGTCCGCGTTCGACTCCCGGCGCGCCACGCTGCTCGCGGAGCGCGACGAGCGCGTCCTGCGTGAGGAGGCCGTGGACGTCACGCTGCCGTGGGACCGTATCCCGCGCGGCGCCCGGCACCCGCTCACCACCGTGAGCGAGCGCATCGCGGACGTGTTCGTCGCCATGGGCTGGGAGGTCGCCGAGGGCCCCGAGCTGGAAGCCGAGTGGTTCAACTTCGACGCCCTCAACTTCGCGAAGGACCATCCGGCGCGGCAGATGCAGGACACCTTCTACGCCGGTGAACCGGGCTCCGGCCTGGTGCTGCGCACCCACACCTCGCCGGTGCAGGCCCGCACGCTGCTGCACCGCGACCTGCCGGTGTACGTCGTCTGCCCCGGGCGCACCTACCGCACGGACGAGCTGGACGCGACTCACACGCCGGTGTTCTCCCAGGTCGAGGGCCTGGCGGTGGACAAGGGCATCACCATGGCCCACCTCAAGGGCACTCTGGACGCGTTCGCCCGGGCCATGTTCGGCGAGAAGTCCCGGACCCGGCTGCGCCCGCACTTCTTCCCCTTCACCGAGCCCAGCGCCGAGGTGGACGTCTGGTTCGAGGAGAAGGCCGGCGGCCCGGGCTGGGTCGAGTGGGGCGGTTGCGGCATGGTGCACCCGAACGTGCTCCGCGCCTGCGGGGTGGACCCGGACGTGTACTCGGGCTTCGCGTTCGGCATGGGCATCGAGCGGACCCTCCAGTTCCGCAACGGCATCCCCGACATGCGCGACATCGTCGAGGGCGATGTCCGCTTCACCCTTCCCTTCGGAACGGAGGCCTGA
- the rplT gene encoding 50S ribosomal protein L20: MARVKRAVNAQKKRRATLELASGYRGQRSRLYRKAKEQMLHSLNYAYRDRRARKGDFRQLWITRINAAARQNGVTYNRFIQGLKAAGVEVDRKILADLAVNDPAAFTALAELAKQHVTTGPSDEKKSA, encoded by the coding sequence GTGGCACGCGTCAAGCGGGCGGTCAACGCCCAGAAGAAGCGTCGCGCAACTCTCGAACTGGCCAGCGGTTACCGCGGCCAGCGCTCGCGGCTGTACCGCAAGGCGAAGGAGCAGATGCTCCACTCGCTCAACTACGCCTACCGGGACCGCCGTGCCCGCAAGGGTGACTTCCGCCAGCTGTGGATCACCCGCATCAACGCGGCCGCCCGGCAGAACGGCGTGACCTACAACCGCTTCATCCAGGGCCTCAAGGCTGCTGGTGTCGAGGTCGACCGCAAGATCCTCGCGGACCTCGCCGTCAACGACCCCGCGGCGTTCACCGCGCTGGCCGAGCTGGCCAAGCAGCACGTGACGACCGGGCCGAGCGACGAGAAGAAGTCGGCCTGA
- a CDS encoding TrmH family RNA methyltransferase translates to MTRPGAAPFTERTPRVVAARRLTRRAERDKTGRFLAEGANAVGAALARDPGAVHELFVTERAAQAHPDLVGGAREAGVRVSPITDRAAAGLSETVTPQGIVAVCALLDRPLDGLLDGTARLVAVLDGVADPGNAGTVIRVADAAGADAVILTGDSVDPHNGKCVRASAGSVFHLPLSRVRDTAAALAACRAAGLRLLAAHGYAETELGAVDVAAPTAWVFGNEAHGLSPGVLAAVDLPVRIPLYGAAESLNLATAAAVCLYTSAMAARRPVG, encoded by the coding sequence CTGACCCGGCCCGGGGCGGCTCCGTTCACCGAACGGACCCCCCGGGTCGTCGCTGCGCGGCGCCTGACCCGCCGTGCCGAGCGCGACAAGACCGGTCGTTTCCTGGCCGAGGGCGCCAACGCCGTCGGTGCCGCCCTGGCTCGTGACCCGGGCGCGGTGCACGAGCTGTTCGTCACCGAGCGCGCCGCGCAGGCCCACCCGGACCTGGTCGGCGGTGCACGGGAAGCAGGCGTGCGTGTCTCGCCGATCACGGACCGGGCCGCCGCCGGGCTGTCCGAGACCGTCACCCCGCAGGGCATCGTGGCGGTCTGTGCCCTGCTCGACCGCCCCCTCGATGGCCTGCTCGACGGCACCGCACGGCTGGTCGCCGTGCTGGACGGCGTCGCCGATCCCGGTAACGCCGGCACCGTCATCCGCGTCGCGGACGCAGCCGGTGCGGACGCGGTCATCCTCACCGGCGACAGCGTCGACCCGCACAACGGCAAGTGCGTCCGCGCGTCGGCGGGCAGCGTCTTCCACCTCCCCCTCTCGCGTGTGCGGGACACCGCTGCCGCCCTCGCCGCGTGCCGCGCGGCCGGGCTGCGCCTGCTCGCCGCCCACGGCTACGCCGAGACCGAACTGGGCGCCGTCGACGTCGCGGCTCCAACGGCCTGGGTGTTCGGCAACGAGGCCCACGGGCTGTCGCCCGGGGTCCTGGCCGCGGTGGACCTTCCCGTGCGGATCCCGCTCTACGGCGCGGCGGAGAGCCTCAACCTGGCCACGGCCGCGGCCGTGTGTCTCTACACCAGCGCGATGGCGGCTCGTCGTCCGGTCGGGTGA
- a CDS encoding DNA alkylation repair protein, translating to MDEVDELVRAARAGLAHLADPVKAPAMRRYMKSEMDFRGVPKPERSRLARRVFGEHPLPDRESFVAAVRELWRNAAFREERYLAIDLTGHRPYARWQDHTLIPLYEEMIVSGAWWDYVDEIAIRRIGPLLRADPERVTPVVRRWARDADRWRRRTAVICQVGARGNTEPGLLTSAIEANQDDGDFFLRKGIGWALRDYARTAPDWVRAFVEAHPALSPLSVREALKHLGRG from the coding sequence ATGGACGAAGTGGACGAACTGGTCCGGGCGGCGCGCGCTGGACTGGCGCACCTCGCCGATCCGGTGAAGGCGCCGGCGATGCGGCGGTACATGAAGTCCGAGATGGACTTCCGTGGCGTGCCCAAACCGGAGCGGTCGAGGCTGGCCCGGCGGGTGTTCGGGGAGCATCCCCTGCCGGACCGGGAGTCCTTCGTCGCCGCGGTGCGGGAGCTGTGGCGCAACGCGGCGTTCCGGGAAGAGCGATACCTGGCGATCGACCTCACCGGGCACCGGCCCTACGCCCGCTGGCAGGACCACACGCTGATCCCGCTGTACGAGGAAATGATCGTCAGTGGCGCGTGGTGGGACTATGTCGACGAGATCGCCATCCGGCGAATCGGTCCGCTCCTGCGGGCCGATCCGGAGCGCGTGACGCCGGTGGTGCGGCGCTGGGCGCGGGACGCGGACAGGTGGCGGCGCCGGACCGCCGTGATCTGCCAGGTGGGCGCCCGGGGCAACACCGAGCCCGGCCTGCTGACCTCGGCGATCGAGGCGAACCAGGACGACGGCGACTTCTTCCTGCGCAAGGGGATCGGCTGGGCGCTGCGCGACTACGCCCGCACGGCTCCGGACTGGGTGCGCGCCTTCGTCGAGGCGCATCCCGCGCTGTCGCCGTTGTCAGTGCGGGAGGCGCTCAAACACCTCGGCCGCGGATGA
- the pheT gene encoding phenylalanine--tRNA ligase subunit beta: MRVPVSWLLEHLDAGEVGPRELADAFIRIGIEVDEVRSLDQVTGPLVIGRVAEIEELDGFKKPIRFCRVDVGEVAVPGEEPAEHEGPAGIRTRGIVCGATNFAEGDLVVVALPGTVLPGPFEIASRKTYGRISDGMICSARELGLGEDHSGILVLPPSTASPGECAHEVLGLNDTVLDLTPTPDRGYALSVRGLARELAAALDVPFGDPAVLDLPAAEGEAWPVEIADPSGCDRFVVRRITSLDAGAPTPWWMRRRLLLAGIRSISLAVDVTNYVMLELGQPLHAWDTASLQGGLVVRRAKPGEKLTTLDDVERTLDADDVVIADERGAVSLAGTMGGASTEISTESTDVLIEGAHWDPPSISRTARRHKLFSEAAKRFERFTDPQVCAAAVERAARLLRTYGDGSIQPGRTDVGTFEPPAPITMPISLPDRVAGIRYDRGVTVRRLNQVGCKVTVGAGDDGTAQVNATPPTWRGDLKQPADLVEEVLRLEGYDSIPSVLPTAPAGTGLTAAQRRRRTVSRALAEAGYVEVQPFPFVGESVWDAFGLAADDVRRKTVKVQNPLEADKDRLATTLLPGLLETLQRNASRGFKDLALFHIGQVVLPGASPVPMPELGVSGRPSDAELAQLEAAVPAQPQHVAVVLAGQRERAGWWGKGEQAGWADAVQAARLVGQAAGVELRVRNAELAPWHPGRCAELLVGDWPVGHAGELHPKVIEALGLPKRTVAMELDLDAIPLREDRPAPVISPYPPVLLDVALVVDAQVPAADLAAALVAGGGDLLEDTALFDVYTGDQVGAGKRSLAYKLRFRAADRTLTVDEATAARDAAVAEAGSRYGAELRA, translated from the coding sequence GTGCGAGTCCCCGTCAGCTGGCTGCTCGAGCACCTGGACGCCGGCGAGGTCGGACCGCGGGAGCTGGCCGACGCGTTCATCCGCATCGGCATCGAGGTGGACGAGGTCCGCTCGCTGGACCAGGTCACCGGGCCGCTCGTGATCGGCCGGGTCGCCGAGATCGAGGAGCTCGACGGCTTCAAGAAGCCGATCCGGTTCTGCCGTGTCGACGTCGGCGAGGTGGCCGTCCCCGGCGAGGAGCCCGCCGAGCACGAGGGCCCGGCCGGCATCCGCACCCGCGGGATCGTCTGCGGCGCGACCAACTTCGCCGAGGGCGACCTGGTGGTCGTGGCGCTGCCCGGCACGGTGCTGCCCGGACCGTTCGAGATCGCCTCCCGCAAGACCTACGGCCGGATCAGCGACGGCATGATCTGCTCGGCCCGCGAGCTCGGTCTGGGCGAGGACCACAGCGGGATCCTCGTGCTGCCGCCCTCGACGGCGAGCCCGGGCGAGTGCGCGCACGAGGTCCTCGGCCTGAACGACACCGTCCTGGATCTGACCCCGACTCCCGACCGCGGCTACGCCCTGTCGGTCCGCGGGCTCGCCCGCGAGCTCGCCGCGGCGCTCGACGTGCCGTTCGGCGACCCGGCCGTGCTCGACCTGCCCGCCGCCGAGGGCGAGGCGTGGCCGGTCGAGATCGCCGACCCGAGCGGTTGCGACCGGTTCGTGGTGCGCCGCATCACCAGCCTCGACGCGGGCGCGCCGACGCCGTGGTGGATGCGCCGGCGGCTGCTGCTGGCCGGGATCCGCTCGATCTCGCTCGCCGTGGACGTCACCAACTACGTCATGCTCGAGCTCGGGCAGCCCCTGCACGCCTGGGACACCGCGTCGTTGCAGGGCGGTCTGGTCGTCCGGCGGGCGAAGCCGGGGGAGAAGCTCACCACTCTCGATGACGTGGAGCGGACCCTCGACGCCGACGACGTCGTGATCGCCGACGAGCGTGGTGCCGTGTCGCTGGCCGGCACGATGGGCGGGGCGAGCACGGAGATCAGCACCGAGAGCACCGACGTCCTGATCGAGGGCGCCCACTGGGACCCGCCGTCGATCAGCCGCACCGCGCGGCGGCACAAGCTGTTCTCGGAGGCCGCCAAGCGGTTCGAGCGGTTCACCGACCCGCAGGTCTGCGCGGCCGCCGTGGAGCGGGCCGCCCGGTTGCTGCGTACCTACGGCGACGGCAGCATCCAGCCGGGCCGCACCGACGTGGGCACGTTCGAGCCGCCGGCGCCGATCACCATGCCGATCAGCCTGCCCGACCGGGTCGCCGGCATCCGCTACGACCGGGGCGTCACCGTCCGGCGGCTGAACCAGGTGGGCTGCAAGGTCACCGTCGGCGCCGGTGACGACGGCACCGCCCAGGTGAACGCGACGCCGCCGACCTGGCGCGGCGACCTCAAGCAGCCCGCCGACCTCGTGGAGGAGGTGCTGCGGCTCGAGGGCTACGACAGCATCCCGTCGGTGCTGCCCACCGCCCCGGCGGGCACCGGTCTCACTGCCGCCCAGCGGCGCCGCCGCACCGTGTCCCGGGCGCTGGCCGAGGCGGGGTACGTCGAGGTGCAGCCGTTCCCCTTCGTGGGTGAGTCCGTGTGGGACGCGTTCGGCCTGGCGGCCGACGACGTGCGGCGCAAGACGGTGAAGGTGCAGAACCCGCTCGAGGCGGACAAGGACCGGCTGGCCACCACGCTGCTGCCCGGTCTGCTCGAGACGCTGCAGCGCAACGCCTCCCGCGGGTTCAAGGACCTCGCCCTGTTCCACATCGGACAGGTCGTCCTGCCCGGCGCGAGCCCGGTTCCGATGCCGGAGCTCGGCGTCTCCGGGCGTCCGTCGGACGCCGAGCTCGCGCAGCTGGAGGCGGCGGTGCCCGCCCAGCCCCAGCACGTCGCCGTGGTGCTCGCCGGACAGCGCGAGCGCGCCGGCTGGTGGGGCAAGGGTGAGCAGGCCGGTTGGGCGGACGCCGTCCAGGCCGCCCGGCTCGTCGGCCAGGCCGCCGGGGTCGAGCTGCGGGTGCGCAACGCCGAGCTGGCGCCGTGGCACCCGGGGCGGTGTGCCGAACTCCTCGTCGGAGACTGGCCGGTCGGGCACGCGGGCGAGCTGCACCCCAAGGTGATCGAGGCGCTGGGCCTGCCCAAGCGGACCGTCGCGATGGAGCTCGACCTGGATGCGATCCCGCTGCGGGAGGACAGGCCGGCCCCGGTGATCTCGCCGTACCCGCCGGTGCTGCTCGACGTCGCGCTCGTGGTGGACGCGCAGGTGCCCGCCGCCGACCTGGCCGCGGCGCTGGTAGCCGGCGGCGGTGACCTGCTCGAGGACACCGCGCTGTTCGACGTCTACACCGGCGACCAGGTCGGTGCGGGCAAGCGGTCGCTGGCGTACAAACTGCGGTTCCGCGCCGCGGACCGGACGCTCACGGTCGACGAGGCGACGGCGGCGCGCGATGCCGCGGTGGCCGAGGCCGGCTCGCGGTACGGCGCGGAGCTTCGCGCATAG
- the rpmI gene encoding 50S ribosomal protein L35, producing MPKMKTHSGTSKRIRVTGTGKLRRQKAGRRHLMEKKSSRVTRRLEGTGEVAKNDVGRVKRLLGR from the coding sequence ATGCCGAAGATGAAGACGCACAGCGGGACCTCGAAGCGGATTCGGGTCACCGGCACGGGCAAGCTCCGTCGTCAGAAGGCGGGTCGCCGCCACCTGATGGAGAAGAAGTCCAGCCGCGTCACCCGCCGTCTGGAGGGCACCGGCGAGGTCGCCAAGAACGACGTCGGCCGGGTCAAGCGGCTGCTCGGCCGCTGA